A window from Rhinolophus sinicus isolate RSC01 linkage group LG18, ASM3656204v1, whole genome shotgun sequence encodes these proteins:
- the NFATC2IP gene encoding NFATC2-interacting protein isoform X2: MCVMEEPVRKRGRRARGGGVGRGARGARGGRGRRPRAQRSPARRSLDSVLVDLVSESDEDVLEVPAALGAGDPVDVPLPVEVGLPEQVPLPEPAVPAAPRDDSDSNSEGEDARPAGAPPTLVRPRRRRLRLDPGEAPVVPVYSGKVKSSLHLIPDHLPLLKLCALGAEEEGDMADSSSSHAEDPPFPDSPWKKKLRSKDEEEEKKEEFLAQDISPLPPPLPRTKSRKHTRALQKLREVNKRLQDLRSCLSPKQRQGQDPLSQDDEVVLVEGPVLPESPRLFPLKIRCRADLVRLPIRMSEPLQSVVDHMAARLGVSPSRILLLFGETELSPTATPRTLKLGVADILGFSSQDPHVPLRGGHGTLGPQPLLLL, from the exons ATGTGTGTCATGGAGGAGCCGGTGAGGAAACGGGGCCGGAGGGCCCGAGGCGGCGGTGTCGGTCGAGGGGCTCGGGGGGCCCGAGGCGGCCGGGGCCGGCGTCCTCGCGCCCAGCGGTCTCCAGCCCGGCGCTCCCTGGATTCAGTACTTGTGGACTTGGTCAGCGAGAGTGATGAGGATGTTTTGGAGGTCCCAGCGGCGCTCGGCGCTGGGGACCCGGTGGACGTCCCGCTCCCTGTGGAGGTCGGGCTCCCGGAGCAGGTCCCGCTTCCGGAGCCCGCCGTGCCGGCCGCGCCCCGGGACGACAGCGACAGTAACAGCGAAGGGGAAGATGCACGGCCGGCTGGAGCCCCTCCGACCCTCGTCAGGCCGCGGCGACGGCGGCTGCGGCTGGATCCGGGAGAGGCACCTGTGGTTCCGGTGTACTCCGGGAAG GTGAAAAGCAGCCTCCACCTCATCCCAGATCACCTGCCCCTCCTGAAACTCTGTGCCCTAGGGGCTGAGGAAG AAGGGGACATGGCAGATTCTAGCAGTTCCCATGCCGAGGACCCCCCATTTCCAGATTCTCCCTGGAAGAAGAAGCTGCGGAGTaaggatgaagaagaagaaaaaaaggaggagttTTT GGCTCAGGACATCTCTCCTTTGCCCCCACCTCTGCCAAGGACCAAAAGCAGGAAGCACACTCGGGCGCTGCAGAAGTTAAG GGAGGTGAACAAGCGCCTCCAGGATCTCCGTTCCTGCCTGAGTCCCAAGCAGCGCCAGGGCCAGGACCCCCTGAGCCAAGATGACGAGGTGGTCCTTGTGGAGGGCCCCGTGCTCCCCGAGAGCCCCCGGCTCTTCCCGCTCAAAATCCGGTGCCGTGCGGACCTGGTCCGATTGCCCATCAGGATG TCGGAGCCCCTGCAGAGTGTGGTGGACCACATGGCTGCGCGTCTCGGGGTGTCCCCAAGCAGGATCCTGTTGCTCTTCGGGgagacagagctgtcccctaccGCCACCCCCAGGACCCTCAAGCTGGGAGTGGCTGACATCCTTG GATTCTCCTCTCAAGACCCTCATGTCCCGCTACGAGGAGGCCATGGGACTCTCGGGCCACAACCTCTCCTTCTTCTTTGA
- the NFATC2IP gene encoding NFATC2-interacting protein isoform X3 yields MCVMEEPVRKRGRRARGGGVGRGARGARGGRGRRPRAQRSPARRSLDSVLVDLVSESDEDVLEVPAALGAGDPVDVPLPVEVGLPEQVPLPEPAVPAAPRDDSDSNSEGEDARPAGAPPTLVRPRRRRLRLDPGEAPVVPVYSGKVKSSLHLIPDHLPLLKLCALGAEEEGDMADSSSSHAEDPPFPDSPWKKKLRSKDEEEEKKEEFLAQDISPLPPPLPRTKSRKHTRALQKLREVNKRLQDLRSCLSPKQRQGQDPLSQDDEVVLVEGPVLPESPRLFPLKIRCRADLVRLPIRMDSPLKTLMSRYEEAMGLSGHNLSFFFDGTKLSGKELPADLGLESGDLIEVWG; encoded by the exons ATGTGTGTCATGGAGGAGCCGGTGAGGAAACGGGGCCGGAGGGCCCGAGGCGGCGGTGTCGGTCGAGGGGCTCGGGGGGCCCGAGGCGGCCGGGGCCGGCGTCCTCGCGCCCAGCGGTCTCCAGCCCGGCGCTCCCTGGATTCAGTACTTGTGGACTTGGTCAGCGAGAGTGATGAGGATGTTTTGGAGGTCCCAGCGGCGCTCGGCGCTGGGGACCCGGTGGACGTCCCGCTCCCTGTGGAGGTCGGGCTCCCGGAGCAGGTCCCGCTTCCGGAGCCCGCCGTGCCGGCCGCGCCCCGGGACGACAGCGACAGTAACAGCGAAGGGGAAGATGCACGGCCGGCTGGAGCCCCTCCGACCCTCGTCAGGCCGCGGCGACGGCGGCTGCGGCTGGATCCGGGAGAGGCACCTGTGGTTCCGGTGTACTCCGGGAAG GTGAAAAGCAGCCTCCACCTCATCCCAGATCACCTGCCCCTCCTGAAACTCTGTGCCCTAGGGGCTGAGGAAG AAGGGGACATGGCAGATTCTAGCAGTTCCCATGCCGAGGACCCCCCATTTCCAGATTCTCCCTGGAAGAAGAAGCTGCGGAGTaaggatgaagaagaagaaaaaaaggaggagttTTT GGCTCAGGACATCTCTCCTTTGCCCCCACCTCTGCCAAGGACCAAAAGCAGGAAGCACACTCGGGCGCTGCAGAAGTTAAG GGAGGTGAACAAGCGCCTCCAGGATCTCCGTTCCTGCCTGAGTCCCAAGCAGCGCCAGGGCCAGGACCCCCTGAGCCAAGATGACGAGGTGGTCCTTGTGGAGGGCCCCGTGCTCCCCGAGAGCCCCCGGCTCTTCCCGCTCAAAATCCGGTGCCGTGCGGACCTGGTCCGATTGCCCATCAGGATG GATTCTCCTCTCAAGACCCTCATGTCCCGCTACGAGGAGGCCATGGGACTCTCGGGCCACAACCTCTCCTTCTTCTTTGATGGGACAAAGCTTTCAGGCAAGGAGCTGCCTGCTGACCTGGGCCTGGAATCTGGGGACCTCATTGAGGTCTGGGGTTGA
- the NFATC2IP gene encoding NFATC2-interacting protein isoform X1 has protein sequence MCVMEEPVRKRGRRARGGGVGRGARGARGGRGRRPRAQRSPARRSLDSVLVDLVSESDEDVLEVPAALGAGDPVDVPLPVEVGLPEQVPLPEPAVPAAPRDDSDSNSEGEDARPAGAPPTLVRPRRRRLRLDPGEAPVVPVYSGKVKSSLHLIPDHLPLLKLCALGAEEEGDMADSSSSHAEDPPFPDSPWKKKLRSKDEEEEKKEEFLAQDISPLPPPLPRTKSRKHTRALQKLREVNKRLQDLRSCLSPKQRQGQDPLSQDDEVVLVEGPVLPESPRLFPLKIRCRADLVRLPIRMSEPLQSVVDHMAARLGVSPSRILLLFGETELSPTATPRTLKLGVADILDCVVLASSPEAADTSELLQLRVQGKEKHQMLEVSLSPDSPLKTLMSRYEEAMGLSGHNLSFFFDGTKLSGKELPADLGLESGDLIEVWG, from the exons ATGTGTGTCATGGAGGAGCCGGTGAGGAAACGGGGCCGGAGGGCCCGAGGCGGCGGTGTCGGTCGAGGGGCTCGGGGGGCCCGAGGCGGCCGGGGCCGGCGTCCTCGCGCCCAGCGGTCTCCAGCCCGGCGCTCCCTGGATTCAGTACTTGTGGACTTGGTCAGCGAGAGTGATGAGGATGTTTTGGAGGTCCCAGCGGCGCTCGGCGCTGGGGACCCGGTGGACGTCCCGCTCCCTGTGGAGGTCGGGCTCCCGGAGCAGGTCCCGCTTCCGGAGCCCGCCGTGCCGGCCGCGCCCCGGGACGACAGCGACAGTAACAGCGAAGGGGAAGATGCACGGCCGGCTGGAGCCCCTCCGACCCTCGTCAGGCCGCGGCGACGGCGGCTGCGGCTGGATCCGGGAGAGGCACCTGTGGTTCCGGTGTACTCCGGGAAG GTGAAAAGCAGCCTCCACCTCATCCCAGATCACCTGCCCCTCCTGAAACTCTGTGCCCTAGGGGCTGAGGAAG AAGGGGACATGGCAGATTCTAGCAGTTCCCATGCCGAGGACCCCCCATTTCCAGATTCTCCCTGGAAGAAGAAGCTGCGGAGTaaggatgaagaagaagaaaaaaaggaggagttTTT GGCTCAGGACATCTCTCCTTTGCCCCCACCTCTGCCAAGGACCAAAAGCAGGAAGCACACTCGGGCGCTGCAGAAGTTAAG GGAGGTGAACAAGCGCCTCCAGGATCTCCGTTCCTGCCTGAGTCCCAAGCAGCGCCAGGGCCAGGACCCCCTGAGCCAAGATGACGAGGTGGTCCTTGTGGAGGGCCCCGTGCTCCCCGAGAGCCCCCGGCTCTTCCCGCTCAAAATCCGGTGCCGTGCGGACCTGGTCCGATTGCCCATCAGGATG TCGGAGCCCCTGCAGAGTGTGGTGGACCACATGGCTGCGCGTCTCGGGGTGTCCCCAAGCAGGATCCTGTTGCTCTTCGGGgagacagagctgtcccctaccGCCACCCCCAGGACCCTCAAGCTGGGAGTGGCTGACATCCTTG ACTGTGTGGTGCTAGCAAGTTCTCCAGAGGCCGCAGACACGTCCGAGCTGCTCCAGCTCCGGGTGCAGGGGAAGGAGAAGCACCAGATGCTGGAAGTCTCGCTGTCTCCA GATTCTCCTCTCAAGACCCTCATGTCCCGCTACGAGGAGGCCATGGGACTCTCGGGCCACAACCTCTCCTTCTTCTTTGATGGGACAAAGCTTTCAGGCAAGGAGCTGCCTGCTGACCTGGGCCTGGAATCTGGGGACCTCATTGAGGTCTGGGGTTGA